A single window of Pseudomonas lijiangensis DNA harbors:
- a CDS encoding protein-glutamate methylesterase/protein-glutamine glutaminase: protein MAVKVLVVDDSGFFRRRVSEILSSDPNIQVVGTATNGKEAIEQALALKPDVITMDYEMPMMDGITSVRHIMQRIPTPVLMFSSLTHEGARVTLDALDAGAVDFLPKNFEDISRNPTKVKQLLCEKINSIARSNRRFSGVSSPAPASAAPAPAPTAAPARAPVPPARTVPSRTAPAPAAHAPAHHAPAPQAHSGAPKRKAYKLVAIGTSTGGPVALQRVLTQLPANFPAPLVLIQHMPAAFTKAFAERLDKLCKISVKEAEDGDILRPGLALLAPGGKQMMVDGRGAVKILPGDERLNYKPCVDITFGSASKSYGDKVLAVVLTGMGADGREGARLLKQGGSSVWAQDEASCVIYGMPMAIVKADLADAIYSLDDIGRHLVEACL, encoded by the coding sequence ATGGCAGTCAAGGTCCTGGTGGTGGATGATTCCGGTTTCTTCCGCCGCCGCGTATCGGAAATTCTTTCTTCGGACCCCAACATCCAGGTCGTCGGTACGGCGACAAATGGCAAGGAAGCAATCGAACAGGCTCTGGCGCTCAAGCCCGATGTGATCACCATGGACTACGAAATGCCGATGATGGATGGCATTACGTCGGTTCGACACATCATGCAGCGCATCCCGACTCCGGTCCTGATGTTCTCTTCACTGACCCATGAAGGTGCCCGCGTTACGCTGGATGCCCTGGACGCCGGTGCAGTGGACTTCCTGCCCAAGAATTTCGAAGACATTTCGCGTAACCCGACGAAGGTCAAGCAACTGCTGTGCGAGAAGATCAACAGCATCGCGCGCAGCAATCGTCGTTTCAGTGGCGTGAGTTCGCCGGCCCCGGCATCTGCTGCGCCAGCACCTGCCCCGACCGCCGCGCCAGCTCGCGCACCTGTGCCGCCAGCCCGTACCGTGCCTTCTCGCACGGCACCCGCGCCAGCCGCTCATGCGCCAGCTCATCATGCACCGGCCCCTCAGGCTCATTCAGGCGCACCCAAGCGCAAGGCCTACAAGCTGGTGGCCATCGGCACGTCCACGGGCGGTCCGGTTGCCTTGCAGCGTGTGCTGACTCAGTTGCCTGCCAATTTCCCGGCACCTCTGGTCCTGATCCAGCACATGCCCGCAGCGTTCACCAAGGCCTTTGCCGAGCGTCTGGACAAGCTGTGCAAGATCAGCGTCAAGGAAGCGGAGGATGGCGACATCCTGCGTCCTGGTCTGGCGTTGCTGGCACCGGGCGGCAAGCAGATGATGGTGGATGGTCGCGGCGCGGTGAAAATCCTGCCGGGTGACGAACGCCTCAATTACAAACCCTGTGTGGACATCACCTTCGGTTCGGCCTCCAAGTCCTATGGCGACAAGGTGCTGGCTGTGGTGTTGACCGGCATGGGCGCCGACGGCCGTGAAGGTGCGCGCCTGCTCAAGCAGGGTGGCAGTAGCGTCTGGGCGCAGGACGAGGCGAGCTGTGTGATCTACGGCATGCCGATGGCCATTGTCAAAGCCGATCTGGCGGATGCGATTTACAGCCTTGACGATATCGGTCGGCATCTGGTCGAGGCCTGTCTCTGA